The Candidatus Eremiobacteraceae bacterium genome contains a region encoding:
- a CDS encoding aspartate-semialdehyde dehydrogenase, with translation MSAYRVAIVGATGVVGETVARILEERRFPISSLRAFATQRSAGSVVRSGSSEAVVEAIDASAPDPGLFDGVDVAFFAAGDAVSAAYGRLLAERGVLVVDKSSAYRLEPDVPLVVPEVNGAAISGHRLIANPNCSTIPLAMALAPIERAFGLKWVSVSTYQSVSGAGRDAVDELGAQTRGEDRAAAALPKRIAGNVIPEVGSFEAGGDCGEESKIAAEFRKIISQVDLPVSATTVRVPVAVGHSEAVAFATKKPASREQIREVLAMAPGVTFTDGTAYATPLDVAGTDIVAVGRLRPDRAHDDAWLIWIVCDNLRKGAATNAVQIAESALRSAPIAV, from the coding sequence GTGAGCGCGTATCGAGTCGCGATCGTCGGAGCGACCGGCGTCGTCGGCGAGACCGTCGCTCGCATACTGGAGGAGCGCCGCTTTCCGATCTCATCGCTGCGCGCATTTGCGACGCAGCGTAGCGCCGGCTCGGTCGTGCGTTCGGGATCGTCCGAAGCGGTCGTCGAGGCGATCGATGCCTCAGCGCCAGATCCCGGTCTGTTCGATGGCGTCGACGTCGCGTTCTTCGCGGCCGGCGATGCGGTGAGCGCGGCCTATGGAAGGCTCCTCGCCGAACGCGGCGTTCTCGTCGTCGACAAGTCATCCGCCTACCGGCTCGAGCCTGACGTGCCGCTCGTCGTGCCAGAGGTGAATGGCGCCGCGATTTCGGGCCATCGCCTCATCGCCAATCCGAACTGCTCGACGATCCCGCTTGCGATGGCGCTCGCGCCGATCGAACGCGCCTTCGGGTTGAAGTGGGTGAGCGTCAGCACGTACCAAAGCGTTTCGGGCGCCGGACGAGACGCGGTCGACGAGCTTGGCGCGCAGACGCGCGGGGAAGATCGCGCCGCCGCCGCATTGCCGAAGCGCATCGCCGGCAACGTCATACCGGAAGTCGGCTCGTTCGAAGCGGGCGGCGATTGCGGCGAGGAATCGAAGATCGCCGCGGAGTTCCGCAAGATCATATCGCAGGTGGATCTGCCGGTGTCGGCGACGACGGTGCGCGTGCCGGTCGCGGTGGGCCACAGCGAAGCCGTCGCTTTCGCGACGAAAAAGCCGGCGTCGCGCGAGCAGATCCGCGAGGTTCTGGCTATGGCGCCGGGCGTGACGTTCACCGACGGCACGGCGTATGCGACGCCGCTCGATGTCGCCGGCACGGACATCGTCGCAGTCGGACGTCTGCGCCCGGACCGCGCACACGACGACGCGTGGCTGATCTGGATCGTCTGCGACAACTTGCGCAAGGGCGCGGCGACGAATGCCGTGCAGATCGCCGAGAGTGCGTTGCGCTCGGCTCCGATCGCCGTATGA
- the dapB gene encoding 4-hydroxy-tetrahydrodipicolinate reductase, whose product MTPSAIRVAVSGARGKMGTIAIAALDAAPDTSYVGGLVRSDPNAQRSEFGDLDELLTSARPEVLVDFTHFPDSKKIALACIASAVRPVIGTSGYVSDDVDDLRAACERETIGCVFVPNFAIGAVLMMKYAADAARQYDAVEIIEMHEAGKKDAPSGTSTATARRLAAARSAVPGGAFRRPKTALMKIEGARGAEFDGIGIHSLRLPGVVTHQEVLFGGDGETLRITHDSTSRSSFMPGMLVAIRAARELTTFVDGLESLL is encoded by the coding sequence ATGACGCCTTCCGCCATCCGCGTCGCCGTGTCCGGCGCTCGCGGCAAGATGGGGACGATCGCGATCGCCGCGTTGGACGCCGCGCCCGACACGTCATACGTCGGCGGACTCGTGCGATCCGATCCGAACGCGCAGCGGTCCGAGTTCGGCGATCTCGATGAACTGCTCACTTCGGCGCGGCCCGAAGTGCTCGTCGACTTCACGCACTTCCCGGATTCGAAGAAGATAGCGCTCGCGTGCATCGCGTCCGCCGTCAGGCCCGTCATCGGAACATCCGGCTACGTCAGCGACGACGTCGACGATCTACGTGCGGCGTGCGAGCGCGAGACGATCGGCTGCGTCTTCGTTCCCAACTTCGCGATCGGTGCAGTCCTTATGATGAAGTACGCCGCCGACGCTGCCCGTCAGTACGACGCGGTTGAGATCATCGAGATGCACGAGGCAGGCAAGAAAGATGCGCCTTCTGGGACCTCGACCGCGACCGCTCGCCGGCTGGCGGCGGCGCGCTCGGCGGTCCCGGGTGGTGCTTTTCGGCGACCAAAAACCGCGCTCATGAAGATCGAGGGCGCGCGCGGAGCGGAGTTCGATGGCATCGGCATACATAGCTTGCGCCTGCCCGGCGTCGTCACCCATCAAGAGGTGCTGTTCGGCGGCGACGGCGAGACGTTGCGCATCACCCACGACTCGACTTCGCGATCGTCGTTCATGCCGGGCATGCTCGTCGCCATTCGCGCGGCGCGCGAGCTCACGACGTTCGTCGACGGCTTGGAGTCGCTGTTGTGA